Sequence from the Streptomyces mobaraensis NBRC 13819 = DSM 40847 genome:
TCCTTCGGCCACGGCGCCCACTTCTGCCTCGGCGCCCCGCTGGCCCGGCTGGAGGCGACCGTGGCGCTGCCGGCCCTCTTCGCCCGCTTCCCGGAGCTGCGCCTCGCGCCGGAGGCGGGCGGCGGGGAAGGCGGCGGGGAAGGCGGCGGGGAAGACGGTGGGGAGGCCGGTGACGGGAAGGCCGGCGGCCTGGAGCCGGTGGACTCCTTCATCTCCAACGGACACCGTTCCCTCCCGGCCCTCCTCCACGGCTGACCGTCCGTCGTCCCCGTCCTCCCCGGGCTCCTCGGGCGCTCTCCGGCCCTCGCCCCAACCCCGCCCACCCGCCACCAGCCCGAACACGGACCGGGCGGGTGGCGGGTGGGCGAGCCGGGGACCGAACGCTTACGATCCTCTGCGTGTCCAAATTGACCGACCTGCCGAAACGGATCCTGATCGGGCGGGCGCTGCGCAGCGACAAGCTGGGAGAGACCCTCCTCCCCAAGCGCATCGCCCTCCCCGTCTTCGCGTCCGACCCTCTCTCCTCTGTGGCGTACGCGCCGGGCGAGGTCCTGCTCGTCCTCTCCGTGGCAGGTGTGTCGGCCTACCACTACAGCCCATGGATCGCCGTCGCGGTCGTCGTGCTGATGTTCACGGTGGTCGCCTCGTACCGCCAGAACGTCCACGCCTACCCGAGCGGCGGCGGCGACTACGAGGTCGCCACCACCAACCTGGGCCCGAAGGCCGGACTCACCGTCGCCAGCGCCCTCCTCGTCGACTACGTCCTCACGGTCGCCGTCTCCATCGCCTCCGGCATCGAGAACCTCGGCTCCGCCATCCCGTTCGTCGTCGAGCACAAGACCGCCTGCGCCATCGCCGTGATCGTGCTGCTGACCCTGATGAACCTGAGAGGCGTCAAGGAGTCCGGCAAGCTCTTCGCGATCCCCACCTACGTCTTCGTCGGCGGCGTCTTCCTGCTGATCGCCTGGGGCGTCGTCCGCGGCGTGTTCATGGGCGACACCATGCGGGCGCCCACCGCCGACTACACCATCAACGCCGAGCACCAGGGCCTGGCCGGCTTCGCGCTGGTCTTCTTGCTGCTGCGCGCCTTCTCCTCCGGCTGCGCCGCGCTCACCGGCGTCGAGGCGATCAGCAACGGCGTGCCCGCCTTCCGCAAGCCGAAGTCGAAGAACGCCGCCACCACGCTCGCGCTCATGGGCGGCCTGGCCGTCACCATGTTCTGCGGCATCATCGCGCTGGCCATGGCCACGCACGTGCGCATGGCCGAGAACCCGGCGAGCGACCTCCTCAAGGACGGCAAGCCGCTCGGCGAGGGCTACACCCAGAACCCGGTGATCTCGCAGGTCGCCGAGGCGGTCTTCGGCCACGGCTCGTTCCTCTTCGTCGTGCTGGCCGCCGCCACCGCGCTGGTGCTGTTCCTGGCCGCGAACACCGCCTACAACGGCTTCCCGCTGCTCGGCTCGATCCTCGCCCAGGACCGCTACCTGCCGCGCCAGCTGCACACCCGCGGCGACCGGCTGGCGTTCTCCAACGGCATCGTGCTCCTCGCGGGCGCCGCCATCGTCCTCACCTACATCTACGGCGCCGACTCGACGAAGCTGATCCAGCTGTACATCGTCGGCGTCTTCGTCTCCTTCACCCTGAGCCAGATCGGCATGGTCCGGCACTGGAACCGGCACCTGGAGACCGAGACCGACCCCGGCAAGCGCCGCCACATGGTCCGCTCCCGGGCGATCAACACCTTCGGCGGCTTCC
This genomic interval carries:
- a CDS encoding APC family permease produces the protein MSKLTDLPKRILIGRALRSDKLGETLLPKRIALPVFASDPLSSVAYAPGEVLLVLSVAGVSAYHYSPWIAVAVVVLMFTVVASYRQNVHAYPSGGGDYEVATTNLGPKAGLTVASALLVDYVLTVAVSIASGIENLGSAIPFVVEHKTACAIAVIVLLTLMNLRGVKESGKLFAIPTYVFVGGVFLLIAWGVVRGVFMGDTMRAPTADYTINAEHQGLAGFALVFLLLRAFSSGCAALTGVEAISNGVPAFRKPKSKNAATTLALMGGLAVTMFCGIIALAMATHVRMAENPASDLLKDGKPLGEGYTQNPVISQVAEAVFGHGSFLFVVLAAATALVLFLAANTAYNGFPLLGSILAQDRYLPRQLHTRGDRLAFSNGIVLLAGAAIVLTYIYGADSTKLIQLYIVGVFVSFTLSQIGMVRHWNRHLETETDPGKRRHMVRSRAINTFGGFLTGLVLVVVLLTKFTHGAWVALLGMVIFYATMTAIRRHYDRVADEIALEDEPGEAAVRPSRVHSIVLVSKVHKPTLRALAYAKLMRSDTLEALSISVDPAETKALREEWHERGVDVPLKILDSPYREITRPVIDYVKSLRKESPRDVVSVYIPEYVVGHWYEHLLHNQSALRLKGRLLFTPGVMVTSVPWQLDSSEAARRRARKRAEWNAPGSVRRGPVAPPQKKEKAAAKK